A stretch of Fusarium poae strain DAOMC 252244 chromosome 2, whole genome shotgun sequence DNA encodes these proteins:
- a CDS encoding hypothetical protein (TransMembrane:11 (o859-883i895-917o972-991i1003-1024o1108-1129i1527-1548o1560-1580i1601-1627o1647-1670i1682-1707o1802-1821i)) encodes MAVPSKPVQDNSVVEGHDSSGTETLSADGFVPEQTEVETRVSDTSSKILDIIFDYALNKFNDSKERLETGRPKFLAVISKFVSAGTRVDMCLPAFPFKSANKAYKVFGILPDKAEELSLGRLNTMCARIGEIYPPGAQCIIISDGIVYNDLLSISDRDTWAYGQALRKLASAKDFKHIGFSRIKDLIDFPMPHDIREIAYVANCTNFRRDFLNRFGKDDIDIDKEIKDNPDTMMTYLGYRRFLESDLKHIFPVGVGRTANDYRRDVRYLAKQMLIRGYAFAGAVKNGFPNHLRLSIHHSTGEHKISMSLLDTKTGFTTPWHCCVARMANGEWTSAPMGEYLKDPNMKVVHENGRPSYFQETINETSTEEVSVSQPVRMHQPEVQDGTQDTKSTLLSPFTGEEEERLTALAKSISSELKQQDSKPINPFSASDNPALDPHSSEFNIAAWLQAVMSITTRDPEKYPRGVAGVAYKDLSAHGVGEATDYQKTFGNYPLELVRFAKKLMSQGESAKIQILRDFDGLIRSGEMLLVLGRPGSGCSTFLKTISGETSGFKIGEESYLNYQGIPRETMHKDFRGECIYQAETDAHFPQLTVGQTLDFAGRARAPRTLIDGITRKTYVTHLRDVVMAAFGLSHTVNTIVGNDFVRGVSGGERKRVSIAEAAIGGSALQCWDNSTRGLDSATALEFVRTLRTSTKLTGATALVSVYQASQSIYDVFDKVTLLYEGRQIYFGDIHAAKEFFINMGFECAPRQVTADFLTSLTNPLERRIRPGFQGKTPSTPDEFEAVWKQSNDRTRLLQDIDEFSREYPIGGLSLDSFKHFRKTIKATSQRAKSPYNLSIPQQVSLCVRRGFQSLRSNATLVIIGSLFNAIMALVVGSIFYDLPNTTDALYSRGALLFFGILLAAFASALEIMTLYAQRPIVEKHTKYAFYHPFTEAVASMICDLPNKILTSITFNLVLYFMTNLRRTPGHFFVFLLFTFTCTLTMSMYFRSIGALSRSLPEALAPASIFCLALAIYTGFSIPIKDMVPWFRWLNYLNPVAYAFEGLMINEFHSRTIECSRFVPQGPEYERVSSNERICATTGAAAGADFVDGDVYLAVNFGYHHSHLWRNFGIMIALMLFGCAVYLVATEYISAKKSKGEVLIFRRADMPCLQSKVDEETVSFGNTTSDILSKSALDPPVGLEKQTSIFQWSDVTYDIKVKKETRRLLHQVDGWVQPGTLTALMGITGAGKTTLLDVLANRTSVGIVGGDFLVNGQPRDTGFQRKTGYVQQQDLHLSTTTVREALTFSALLRQPRATSRRDKLQYVEHVIDTLEMRSYADAIVGVPGEGLNIEQRKRLTIGVELAAKPALLLFLDEPTSGLDSQTAWSICQLLRRLADNGQAILCTIHQPSAHLFQVFDRLLFLAMGGKTMYFGDIGPSSKVMTNYFERNGARQCGPDENPAEWMLEITGSLANQDWPAIWNDSPERKAVKAELAMKKAELSRRAIAITDPKDVDALRPFAASFTTQLDVVLKRVFQQYWRTPSYLYSKVALCLFSALFIGFSFWQLSNSLHGLQNQMYAIFMLLVIFANVCSQIMPHYDAQRALYQSRESPSKTYSWQVFVLSNILVEIPWNSVSALLIFVSWYYPIGLRHNALEANEGPEREALMFLFILAFMNFAGTFTNMVLSAVGSAEAAGNLTNLLHSLSLIFCGVLVSPDAMPGFWIFMYRVSPFTYFFSGVLSVGLGNSQISCSTEEYLRFSPPPSINCSTYLEPYINAFDGYLTSESMGSTAECVFCSGQDTNIFLETVSADYDDRWRNFGIFWVYIIFNMAAAPVLFWLTKVPKDKISTRNNGKVSAVMSEDGSAE; translated from the exons ATGGCTGTACCTTCGAAGCCAGTCCAAGACAATTCTGTGGTCGAGGGTCATGACTCGTCCGGAACAGAAACTCTCTCTGCTGATGGTTTTGTCCCTGAACAGACCGAGGTGGAGACTCGTGTCTCTGATACCTCATCAAAGATCTTAGACATCATCTTTGACTATGCATTGAACAAGTTCAATGACAGCAAGGAGAGACTTGAGACTGGCAGGCCCAAGTTCTTGGCTGTCATTAGCAAATTCGTTTCTGCAGGCACCCGGGTTGACATGTGCCTTCCTGCATTCCCTTTTAAATCGGCCAACAAGGCTTACAAAGTCTTTGGCATTCTACCTGATAAGGCTGAAGAGCTTTCTCTTGGTCGTCTCAACACCATGTGTGCCCGCATCGGCGAGATCTATCCGCCTGGAGCGCAATGTATTATCATCTCCGATGGTATTGTCTACAACG ATCTGTTGAGTATTTCGGACCGTGACACGTGGGCTTACGGGCAAGCTCTCCGCAAACTCGCTTCAGCCAAGGACTTCAAGCACATTGGTTTCTCTAGAATCAAGGACTTGATTGACTTTCCTATGCCACACGACATAAGAGAAATTGCTTACGTCGCAAATTGCACCAACTTCCGTCGAGACTTTCTTAACCGCTTCGGTAAAGACGATATCGACATTGACAAGGAAATCAAAGACAACCCTGATACCATGATGACTTACCTTGGCTATCGTCGATTTCTTGAGTCCGATCTTAAGCACATATTTcctgttggtgttggtcgAACTGCCAATGACTACAGGAGAGACGTTCGGTACCTTGCTAAGCAGATGCTCATTCGAGGATAT GCTTTTGCAGGCGCTGTCAAGAATGGCTTCCCCAATCACTTGCGACTCTCTATTCACCACTCTACTGGAGAACATAAAATTTCAATGAGCCTGCTAGACACCAAGACGGGTTTTACGACCCCTTGGCACTGCTGTGTTGCTCGGATGGCCAATGGTGAATGGACCAGTGCTCCAATGGGAGAGTACCTAAAAGACCCCAACATGAAGGTCGTCCATGAAAATGGTCGTCCTAGCTATTTCCAAGAGACAATCAACGAGACCAGTACCGAAGAGGTCTCAGTTTCCCAGCCTGTACGCATGCATCAACCTGAGGTTCAAGACGGGACGCAAGACACCAAGTCTACACTCTTGTCACCCTTTACtggcgaggaagaagagcgcCTCACGGCTCTTGCCAAGTCTATCTCGTCTGAGCTGAAACAACAAGACAGCAAGCCCATCAACCCATTCTCTGCCTCTGACAATCCGGCTCTTGATCCTCACTCCAGTGAGTTCAATATCGCTGCCTGGTTACAAGCTGTCATGAGTATCACAACTCGTGACCCCGAAAAGTACCCACGAGGCGTTGCCGGCGTGGCTTACAAGGATCTCTCTGCCCATGGAGTTGGTGAGGCTACAGACTACCAAAAGACGTTCGGCAACTACCCTCTCGAGCTAGTCAGGTTTGCCAAGAAGCTCATGAGTCAGGGTGAATCGGCCAAGATTCAGATCTTGAGGGACTTTGATGGTTTGATCAGGAGTGGAGAGATGCTTTTGGTCCTTGGGCGACCGGGAAG TGGCTGCTCAACATTCCTAAAGACCATATCTGGCGAGACTAGTGGCTTCAAGATTGGGGAGGAGTCCTATCTGAACTATCAAGGCATTCCAAGAGAGACTATGCACAAGGACTTCAGAGGGGAATGTATCTATCAAGCAGAAACTGATGCTCATTTCCCTCAGTTGACTGTAGGACAAACACTTGATTTTGCTGGTCGGGCAAGG GCTCCTCGTACGCTTATAGACGGTATAACACGCAAG ACATACGTGACGCATCTTCGTGATGTTGTAATGGCCGCTTTCGGTCTGTCCCATACTGTGAACACAATT GTGGGAAATGACTTCGTTCGTGGGGTGTCTGGAGGTGAGCGCAAGCGTGTTAGTATCGCTGAAGC AGCAATCGGAGGCAGTGCCCTACAGTGCTGGGACAACAGTACTCGAGGTCTCGACAGTGCAACCGCTCTTGAATTTGTACGGACATTGAGAACCTCTACCAAGCTCACTGGAGCAACCGCGCTTGTCAGTGTCTACCAGGCCTCGCAGTCTATATATGAT GTATTTGACAAGGTTACATTACTCTACGAGGGTCGTCAGATCTATTTTGGCGATATTCACGCAGCGAAGGAATTCTTCATCAACATGGGCTTCGAATGTGCTCCAAGACAGGTAACCGCTGACTTTCTCACCTCTCTCACTAATCCACTAGAGCGCAGGATTCGTCCTGGGTTCCAAGGTAAGACACCCTCCACTCCAGATGAGTTCGAAGCAGTATGGAAGCAGAGCAACGACCGGACCCGTCTGTTGCAGGATATCGATGAATTCAGCAGAGAGTATCCTATCGGAGGCCTGTCTTTGGACAGCTTTAAACACTTCCGCAAGACTATCAAGGCAACTTCTCA GCGTGCCAAGTCTCCCTATAATCTCTCCATTCCGCAGCAAGTGTCACTCTGCGTCCGACGAGGATTCCAATCCCTGAGATCCAATGCCACCTTGGTCATCATTGGTTCTCTCTTCAACGCAATTATGGCACTGGTCGTTG GCAGCATCTTCTACGACCTACCTAATACAACCGACGCACTGTACAGTCGTGGAGCACTTCTATTCTTCGGCATCCTTCTGGCAGCGTTCGCCAGCGCACTTGAG ATCATGACTTTGTATGCGCAGCGACCTATTGTTGAGAAGCATACCAAATATGCCTTCTATCATCCATTTACTGAAGCCGTTG CCTCGATGATTTGTGATCTTCCCAACAAAATCCTCACGTCAATCACATTCAATCTGGTGCTTTACTTCATGACGAACCTGAGACGTACTCCCGGACACTTCTTTGTTTTCCTACTGTTCACATTCACATGCACCTTGACTATGTCAATGTATTTCCGCAGTATTGGTGCTCTGTCCCGGTCACTGCCCGAG GCTCTGGCTCCTGCTTCCATTTTCTGTCTTGCCCTGGCGATTTATACTGGCTTTTCGATTCCCATCAAGGATATGGTCCCATGGTTCCGATGGCTCAACTACCTTAAC CCCGTTGCCTACGCTTTTGAGGGGCTCATGATCAATGAA TTTCATAGTCGAACTATTGAATGTTCAAGATTCGTGCCCCAAGGCCCAGAATACGAGCGCGTCTCCTCCAATGAGCGGATTTGCGCAACAACCGGAGCTGCTGCAGGCGCCGACTttgttgatggtgatgtGTACCTTGCCGTCAACTTCGGGTACCATCATAGTCACTTATGGAG AAACTTTGGCATCATGATTGCTTTGATGCTCTTTGGCTGTGCTGTCTACTTGGTGGCAACAGAGTACATTTCTGCCAAGAAATCCAAGGGTGAAGTGCTGATCTTCCGCCGTGCTGATATGCCTTGCCTTCAGTCGAAAGTGGATGAAGAAACAGTGTCTTTTGGCAACACTACGTCGGATATCTTGTCCAAATCTGCCCTTGACCCTCCTGTTGGTCTTGAAAAGCAGACTTCCATTTTCCAATGGAGTGACGTGACTTACGATATAAAGGTGAAGAAAGAGACCCGAAGACTACTCCATCAGGTGGATGGCTGGGTTCAGCCCGGAACTTTGACTGCTCTCATG GGCATCACAGGTGCTGGTAAGACTACGTTGCTCGATGTACTAGCCAATCGCACCAGTGTTGGTATTGTTGGTGGGGATTTCCTTGTCAATGGCCAGCCAAGGGACACAGGATTCCAACGCAAGACTGGCTACGTCCAACAGCAAGATCTCCACCTGTCAACCACGACAGTCAGGGAAGCTTTGACATTCAGCGCTCTTCTTCGACAGCCACGGGCTACTTCCCGTCGGGACAAGTTACAGTATGTGGAACATGTTATCGACACTCTTGAGATGAGATCATATGCCGATGCCATAGTCGGTGTGCCTGGTGAAG GCCTTAACATTGAACAGAGGAAGCGGCTGACCATTGGTGTCGAGCTCGCTGCCAAGCCTGCTCTATTGCTCTTTCTGGATGAACCCACTTCAG GTCTTGACAGTCAGACGGCTTGGTCAATTTGTCAACTACTTCGAAGACTTGCAGACAATGGTCAAGCTATTCTGTGCACAATCCATCAACCATCTGCTCATCTCTTTCAAGTTTTTGACCGCCTGCTGTTCCTAGCGATGGGAGGTAAAACAATGTACTTTGGAGACATTGGACCTTCTTCAAAAGTAATGACAAACTACTTTGAGCGTAATGGGGCTCGTCAATGTGGACCTGATGAGAACCCAGCTGAGTGGATGCTTGAAATCACTGGGTCTCTTGCCAACCAAGACTGGCCTGCAATCTGGAATGACTCCCCAGAACGTAAAGCGGTCAAAGCAGAGCTCGCAATGAAAAAAGCAGAACTCTCTCGACGGGCAATTGCTATCACAGACCCAAAAGATGTCGATGCGCTACGTCCATTTGCAGCATCCTTTACAACACAACTTGATGTCGTTCTGAAGCGGGTATTCCAGCAATACTGGCGCACTCCCTCATACCTCTACTCAAAAGTTGCGCTTTGTCTCTTCAGT GCACTTTTTATAGGATTCTCTTTTTGGCAATTGTCCAACTCTCTTCATGGGCTACAGAATCAGATGTATGCCATTTTCATGCTGCTTGTCATTTTTGCCAACGTCTGCTCCCAAATCATGCCACATTATGATGCTCAGCGGGCACTTTACCAGTCTCGAGAAAGTCCATCAAAGACGTATTCGTGGCAAGTATTTGTACTATCCAATATACTGGTTGAGATTCCTTGGAACTCTGTATCAGCACTCCTCATTTTTGTATCCTGGTACTACCCCATTGGGCTTCGCCACAATGCTTTAGAGGCAAACGAGGGTCCAGAGAGAGAGGCTCTCATGTTTTTGTTCATTCTCGCCTTCATGAATTTTGCTGGAACGTTTACAAATATGGTCTTGTCTGCTGTCGGTTCCGCTGAAGCTGCTGGAAACTTGACTAACCTATTGCATTCTTTGTCTCTGATCTTCTGCGG AGTACTCGTGTCCCCTGATGCTATGCCTGGCTTCTGGATCTTCATGTACAGAGTGTCACCTTTCACCTATTTCTTCTCTGGCGTTTTATCTGTTGGTCTCGGTAACTCGCAAATATCTTGCTCAACTGAGGAGTATTTACGTTTCTCACCGCCACCTTCTATCAACTGCTCGACTTATCTGGAGCCATACATCAATGCTTTTGACGGCTACCTTACATCAGAAAGTATGGGATCAACAGCCGAATGCGTTTTCTGCAGTGGTCAAGATACCAACATTTTCCTTGAAACAGTAAGTGCAGACTATGACGACCGTTGGAGGAATTTTGGTATTTTCTGGGTgtacatcatcttcaacatggCGGCAGCACCTGTGTTGTTTTGGCTCACAAAGGTGCCGAAAGACAAGATCAGTACAAGGAATAACGGAAAGGTTTCAGCAGTGATGAGTGAAGATGGCAGTGCAGAATGA
- a CDS encoding hypothetical protein (TransMembrane:12 (i65-92o104-121i133-153o159-186i198-215o221-242i317-342o362-383i395-416o428-452i459-481o493-514i)) yields MDTKSDVNHVENLERDSLDVIQVSKSKVEISGTVKLTEGKTVFIPTPTADPQDPLNMKMWQKATVLIVISLFSTIGLALVSGFGGLLGFYIPDYAAAGKGYADITHLMTYPTLFMGIGNLIGMPIGIAVGRRIVLIAATIIMIMSAGLCAGATNYEWHLAGRVILGLSAGQSEALVPMITQEIFFLHERGRCMMIQQTIQTIATAVFVIFAGPIAEAISPGWWYGLGAILSAVCLILTFFFVPETKYYRPSSSYQASGSSDDEDTVILCTERPELDYVNFAPRTWRSDLRLWVGEPEWNKVVEIFTQTFSLMLFPNVMWALLLNGLTLGVNIAIGTTYGHIFTSPPYNWPQSSASYVNAGQIATSLVALPCFGYGSDLLIKWFANRRNGIHEPEVRIIPLAFPIIVGVFTAVLYGLGATHPENYHWFVFVWAVAAYYFAFVGANIVAITYLLDSYPQRAGPLLVIICAMRGVMSFGVSYGISPFIDRNGYDGAFAVFGSLTGVFGVIGIFIFIWGKKIRQFTGRWAVDKAKSD; encoded by the exons atggaTACCAAGTCCGATGTCAATCACGTCGAGAATCTCGAAAGGGATTCTCTCGACGTGATCCAGGTCTCCAAGTCCAAGGTTGAGATCAGCGGCACAGTCAAGCTCACTGAGGGCAAGACTGTCTTCATCCCGACCCCTACTGCTGACCCTCAAG ACCCCCTGAACATGAAGATGTGGCAAAAGGCCACTGTCCTCATTGTTATCTCGCTTT TCTCAACAATCGGGTTGGCCTTGGTATCTGGATTTGGAGGCCTTCTAGGCTTCTATATCCCAGACTATGCGGCTGCTGGCAAGGGTTATGCCGACATCACTCACTTGATGACTTATCCTACACTTTTCAT GGGTATCGGTAATTTGATTGGAATGCCCATCGGTATCGCAGTCGGTCGACGAATCGTTCTTATCGCAGCTACAATCATCATGATAATGAGCGCTGGTCTTTGCGCTGGTGCAACAAACTATGAATGGCATCTCGCAGGACGTGTTATTCTTGGACTTTCTGCTGGACAAAGTGAGGCTCTTGTGCCCATGATCACCCAG GAAATCTTTTTCCTCCACGAGAGAGGCCGCTGCATGATGATCCAACAAACCATCCAAACTATCGCCACAGCTGTCTTTGTCATCTTTGCTGGTCCCATCGCCGAAGCTATCTCTCCTGGATGGTGGTACGGTCTTGGTGCCATTCTGTCAGCCGtctgcttgatcttgacctttTTCTTTGTCCCTGAAACCAAGTACTACCGTCCTAGCTCATCGTACCAAGCCAGCGGTAGTTCCGATGATGAGGACACTGTTATACTCTGCACAGAGCGCCCCGAGCTTGATTATGTTAACTTTGCTCCCCGAACCTGGCGATCTGACCTGCGACTCTGGGTCGGCGAACCTGAGTGGAACAAGGTTGTGGAGATCTTCACA CAAACCTTTAGTCTTATGCTCTTCCCAAATGTCATGTGGGCCTTGCTTCTGAACGGACTCACCCTTGGAGTAAACATTGCTATTGGTACCACTTACGGTCACATCTTCACAAGCCCCCCTTACAACTGGCCCCAGTCTTCAGCTAGTTATGTCAACGCTGGTCAAATTGCCACTTCTCTGGTCGCCCTTCCTTGCTTTGGCTATGGATCCGACTTGTTGATCAAGTGGTTTGCTAATCGACGCAACGGAATTCATGAGCCTGAGGTTCGCATCATCCCTCTCGCTTTCCCCATCATTGTTGGTGTATTTACGGCAGTTCTATATGGTCTGGGTGCCACCCACCCTGAGAACTACCATTGGTTTGTTTTCGTCTGGGCAGTCGCTG CTTATTACTTCGCTTTTGTCGGTGCTAATATCGTCGCTATCACCTATCTTCTGGACAGTTATCCTCAGCGTGCTGGCCCTCTTCTAGTTATTATTTGTGCGATGCGAGGCGTTATGTCATTTGGTGTCTCCTACGGTATCTCTCCTTTCATTGACAGAAACGGCTACGACGGTGCGTTTGCCGTCTTTGGTAGTTTAACTGGTGTATTTGGTGTCATTggtatctttatttttatctGGGGCAAGAAGATCCGACAGTTCACTGGACGCTGGGCTGTGGACAAGGCCAAGAGCGATTAG
- a CDS encoding hypothetical protein (TransMembrane:1 (o6-25i)): protein MGSLPDLHIVIIGGGIAGLATACALRHPNRRITVLERSRLLREVGALISLQPNASKIITKWKLDPFLESAEPQIDQGFRIFDADGNLVRELPFQKGQFGADRVLYHRQDLQSSLGTAAASELAQGKPVDIRTGCQVASVDCDEGVVTLDSGEEVHGDVIIGADGIHSVVRTAVVGEKKEALPTGTSAYRMLIPFENLKDISLPEKILDPADPKTTMIMGHDRRIIMGPGRGSKLYGIVALVPDEKLSEESSDSWVAPGSIEKLLEAYSDFPSWLHDIFKAAPDIGLWQLRDIDPLSNWVKGRTILIGDAAHAMLPTQGQGASQSIEDAEAISAFLSEVHSRDQVGEALKRAFAARYDRATLIQKFSREQAKPATDGVSKEIKLDPAQFMKYNSDYDGAIDWEERQKNGTAKP, encoded by the exons ATGGGTAGCTTACCTGATCTGCATATCGTTATTATCGGTGGAGGAATCGCAGGACTTGCGACA GCCTGTGCCCTAAGACACCCAAACAGACGCATTACAGTGCTCGAGCGCTCTCGCCTTTTACGTGAAGTCGGCGCTCTAATCTCCCTTCAACCCAACGCCAGCAAGATTATCACAAAATGGAAACTTGATCCGTTTCTTGAGAGCGCTGAGCCTCAGATTGACCAAGGTTTCAGAATCTTTGACGCTGATGGTAACTTGGTGAGAGAGCTACCTTTCCAGAAAGGACAGTTCGGCGCAGACCGTGTTCTTTACCATAGGCAAGACTTGCAGTCTTCTCTTGGTACTGCAGCAGCCAGCGAGCTTGCTCAAGGAAAGCCTGTGGATATTCGAACTGGTTGTCAAGTAGCCAGCGTCGATTGCGACGAAGGAGTCGTGACACTTGACTCTGGCGAAGAAGTCCACGGAGATGTCATCATTGGAGCAGATGGTATCCACAGCGTTGTGAGAACGGCTGTGGtgggagagaagaaagaagctCTACCAACCGGTACATCAGCATATCGGATGCTTATCCCCTTTGAGAACCTCAAGGACATCTctcttcctgagaagatttTGGATCCCGCTGACCCCAAGACGACCATGATCATGGGCCACGACAGAAGAATAATCATGGGCCCTGGAAGAGGAAGCAAACTCTACGGAATTGTTGCTTTAGTGCCAGACGAGAAGCTCTCAGAAGAGAGTTCAGACAGCTGGGTAGCCCCTGGTAGTATTGAGAAGCTCTTAGAAGCATACTCAGACTTCCCATCATGGCTACACGACATCTTCAAGGCGGCGCCTGATATCGGACTCTGGCAGCTACGAGATATCGACCCCTTGTCAAATTGGGTCAAGGGACGAACTATCTTGATCGGCGACGCGGCACATGCTATGTTACCCACACAGGGACAGGGTGCTTCACAGAGTATTGAAGATGCAGAGGCTATCAGTGCATTCCTTTCTGAGGTTCACTCCCGAGATCAAGTTGGCGAGGCTTTGAAGAGGGCGTTCGCTGCAAGGTATGATAGGGCAACTTTGATCCAGAAGTTTAGTAGAGAGCAGGCGAAGCCGGCAACAGATGGAGTGAGTAAGGAGATCAAACTGGATCCTGCTCAGTTTATGAAGTACAACAGCGACTATGATGGTGCCATTGATTGGGAGGAACGTCAGAAGAACGGAACAGCTAAGCCATGA
- a CDS encoding hypothetical protein (MEROPS:MER0002455), producing the protein MSPPTKYAVALFPGFQALDVFGPLDVLNFTSKRQPMEVSLLHTSLDPVSTFVEGGPACIGQSVVPTHTYETAPDDIEILLVPGGFGARNPDNVKRVWEFVKERYPKLRYLLTVCTGSAIVAQAGILDGREATSNKRSFDWVLTQGPNVKWARNARWVVDGNIWTSSGISAGIDMTYAFIAEQYGQDIADDTAKGAEYVRNTDPNADPFAV; encoded by the exons ATGTCTCCCCCTACAAAATACGCCGTCGCATTATTCCCTGGATTCCAAGCTCTAGACGTGTTTGGACCACTCGATGTTTTGAACTTCACATCTAAACGGCAACCTATGGAAGTGTCGCTTCTTCACACTTCGCTCGATCCTGTGTCAACCTTTGTCGAGGGCGGGCCGGCTTGCATCGGACAGAGCGTTGTACCGACGCACACGTACGAGACAGCGCCAGACGACATAGAGATTCTACTTGTCCCAGGCGGTTTTGGTGCCAGGAACCCAGACAATGTAAAGAGAGTTTGGGAGTTCGTCAAAGAGAGGTATCCCAAGCTCAGGTACCTCTTAACAGTCTGCACAGGAAGTGCGATTGTGGCTCAGGCAGGGATTTTGGATGGCAGAGAGGCTACCAGTAACAAGAGATCCTTTGATTGG GTATTGACTCAGGGGCCTAATGTGAAATGGGCGCGAAATGCCAGATGGGTAGTTGACGGCAACATCTGGACATCATCTGGCATCTCAGCCGGTATTGACATGACATATGCTTTTATTGCTGAACAATATGGACAAGATATAGCAGACGACACGGCTAAAGGGGCTGAATATGTACGAAACACTGATCCCAATGCTGATCCTTTTGCGGTCTGA